One genomic window of Polyangiaceae bacterium includes the following:
- a CDS encoding 50S ribosomal protein L9: MATAIQVVLHQDVENLGNSGDVVKVRPGYARNYLIPRGLAVVANKASIARVEDIKKAAKVRAAKQLEEAREAATKLENVAIKLERAVGDENKMYGSVTGKDIEEAYAALGHHFDRKDIELSDPIKTLGLHDVPLRLHREVKVTLKVEVIKKSS, encoded by the coding sequence ATGGCGACAGCGATTCAAGTCGTCCTGCATCAGGACGTTGAAAACCTCGGAAACAGCGGTGACGTGGTCAAGGTCCGTCCCGGCTACGCTCGCAACTACCTCATTCCGCGCGGACTCGCCGTGGTGGCCAACAAGGCCAGCATCGCGCGCGTGGAAGACATCAAGAAGGCCGCCAAGGTCCGCGCCGCAAAGCAGCTGGAGGAGGCCCGAGAGGCCGCAACCAAGCTGGAGAACGTCGCGATCAAGCTGGAGCGTGCCGTCGGCGACGAGAACAAGATGTACGGTTCCGTCACTGGTAAGGACATCGAGGAGGCCTACGCAGCGCTAGGTCACCACTTCGACCGCAAGGACATCGAGCTTTCCGACCCGATCAAGACGCTCGGTCTGCATGACGTCCCGCTGCGCCTGCACCGCGAGGTGAAGGTGACGCTCAAGGTCGAGGTCATCAAGAAGTCGAGCTGA
- a CDS encoding aminoacyl-tRNA hydrolase — translation MILVAGLGNPGDRYELTRHNIGFLVVDALAARSATTAIWRSHSDGDLAQVDVAGSRLLLLKPQTFMNHSGRSIRGVASYFKLEVEQVLVVHDELDLPFGRLRMKLGGGDAGHRGVRSTAAEMGSKDFARLRVGIGRPPVIFEGTVADYVLQAFALPEREELPSVLDRAVQAVTLVAERGLAEAMNITNQC, via the coding sequence GTGATCCTCGTCGCCGGCCTGGGCAATCCAGGCGACCGCTACGAGCTTACGCGGCACAACATTGGCTTCCTGGTGGTCGACGCGCTTGCTGCGCGGTCGGCCACTACGGCCATTTGGCGCTCCCACTCCGACGGCGATCTGGCGCAAGTGGATGTGGCGGGCTCGCGACTATTGCTCCTCAAGCCGCAGACGTTCATGAACCACTCGGGGCGCTCGATACGCGGTGTCGCGAGCTACTTCAAGCTCGAGGTCGAGCAGGTGCTGGTGGTTCACGACGAGCTGGACCTGCCGTTCGGTCGGCTACGCATGAAGTTGGGTGGCGGAGACGCTGGTCACCGGGGCGTGCGCTCGACTGCAGCCGAAATGGGCTCGAAAGACTTCGCGAGGCTGCGCGTCGGAATTGGCCGTCCTCCCGTGATCTTTGAGGGGACGGTGGCGGATTATGTGCTACAAGCCTTCGCCCTGCCGGAGCGGGAAGAGCTACCCAGTGTGCTCGACCGCGCCGTTCAGGCGGTGACGTTGGTCGCAGAGCGAGGCCTCGCAGAAGCGATGAACATCACCAATCAGTGCTGA
- a CDS encoding 30S ribosomal protein S18, whose amino-acid sequence MSTALDSVSGKDRLDRDPRRARRRGCPFCGDAALTIDYKDPQFLKYFITERGKIVPRRVSGTCAKHQRELTVAIKRARNIALLPFTMNS is encoded by the coding sequence ATGAGCACTGCACTCGATAGCGTTTCTGGCAAGGACCGCCTGGACCGTGACCCGCGCCGTGCGCGTCGTCGCGGCTGCCCCTTCTGTGGCGATGCGGCCCTGACCATCGACTACAAGGACCCCCAGTTCTTGAAGTACTTCATCACCGAGCGCGGCAAGATCGTGCCGCGCCGGGTGTCTGGAACCTGCGCCAAGCATCAGCGTGAGCTGACCGTGGCCATCAAGCGGGCCCGCAACATTGCGCTGCTGCCCTTCACCATGAACTCTTGA
- the obgE gene encoding GTPase ObgE — protein sequence MHFIDECSLDVEAGDGGDGAIAFRREKFVPFGGPAGGDGGRGGDIVLVADEGLSTLQELLHLHKVRAEPGQNGSGKDKYGRAGNDRDVRVPIGTIVYDQDSGEKLTELISHGERQIIAKGGKGGRGNKHFATPVDRAPRRAEPGGKGEHKNLRLELKVMADVGLLGFPNVGKSTFIRAVSRARPKVADYPFTTLTPQLGVATIGDRTTGLGRSFVVADIPGLIPGASQGAGLGTRFLRHIERTRVLLHLVTLDEDTDRDPVKDYHVIREELTHFASDTAKQELLRRPEVVALTKADLPDVREAYPALKAQFADIGVELRLISAATHEGLDDLLYELAEKLLL from the coding sequence ATGCACTTCATCGACGAGTGCAGCCTGGATGTTGAGGCTGGTGATGGTGGCGACGGAGCAATCGCATTCCGCCGCGAAAAGTTCGTGCCGTTCGGTGGACCGGCGGGCGGCGACGGCGGTCGTGGCGGGGACATCGTGCTCGTGGCGGACGAAGGGCTGAGCACCCTGCAAGAGCTCCTGCACCTGCACAAGGTGCGCGCCGAGCCGGGGCAGAACGGCAGCGGCAAGGACAAGTACGGCCGAGCAGGCAACGACCGGGACGTGCGCGTGCCCATCGGCACCATCGTCTACGACCAGGATTCCGGCGAGAAGCTCACCGAGCTGATCAGCCACGGCGAACGGCAGATCATCGCCAAGGGTGGCAAAGGCGGTCGGGGCAACAAGCACTTCGCGACTCCGGTCGACCGCGCGCCGCGCCGCGCCGAGCCTGGTGGCAAGGGTGAGCACAAGAACCTGCGCCTCGAGCTGAAGGTGATGGCCGACGTCGGCCTCTTGGGCTTCCCGAACGTCGGCAAGAGCACCTTTATCCGTGCGGTAAGTCGCGCGCGGCCCAAGGTCGCTGACTACCCGTTCACCACGCTCACCCCTCAGCTAGGTGTCGCGACGATCGGCGATCGCACAACGGGCCTCGGGCGTAGCTTCGTGGTGGCGGACATCCCTGGGCTCATCCCCGGGGCAAGCCAGGGCGCCGGGCTCGGGACGCGCTTCCTACGGCACATCGAACGCACACGCGTACTGCTGCACTTGGTCACGCTGGACGAAGACACCGATCGCGACCCGGTCAAGGACTACCACGTGATCCGCGAGGAACTGACTCACTTCGCTAGCGACACCGCCAAACAAGAGCTTCTCCGCCGCCCCGAAGTCGTCGCCCTCACCAAGGCCGACCTCCCCGACGTACGCGAAGCCTACCCGGCGCTCAAGGCCCAGTTCGCCGACATCGGTGTGGAGCTCCGACTGATCAGCGCCGCGACTCACGAGGGCCTAGACGACCTTTTGTACGAACTCGCTGAAAAGCTGCTGCTGTAG
- the dnaB gene encoding replicative DNA helicase: MRPEAGRVPPHDLDAEAAVLSAIFLEPEAFDRVQETLKADHFYSDANRRIFDSILQLQQAGRPVDVVSVAGYLRDRERLQQVGGTPYLAQLADATPAVAHVEAHAKTIREKWRLRQLIATCQRFAAEGYGDCGETQAFIDKAEQSVFDIARVPEGSSIVPVKDAINKAFEIMSEAAKRGGRTTGIETGFFSVDGKTSGLHPGDLYIVAGRPGMGKTSYVLNIAANVAAPRAGMDAEGQPIEQPGHGVAFFSLEMPREQLASRVLAIEARVDVSRLRSGNMRPDDWNRLTDAAARLGRLPLWLDDTPGLTLLDLRAKVRRLQAEISRGESATGTDKLGLVIIDYLQLMQGRAGVQSREQEISELSRGLKGLAKEMGVPVMALSQLNRSVETRAAKDKRPQLSDLRESGAIEQDADAIFFIYRDEYYFKDSPDQGIAEIIIAKQRNGPTGTCKVRFQSEFTRFDNLAPDEYEFNEYDDFQEFDAAGADPGGP, encoded by the coding sequence CTGCGTCCAGAGGCCGGCCGCGTACCGCCCCACGACCTGGACGCGGAGGCAGCCGTGCTCAGCGCGATCTTTCTCGAACCCGAGGCCTTCGATCGGGTGCAAGAGACGCTGAAGGCGGACCACTTCTACTCGGATGCCAATCGCCGCATCTTCGACTCCATCTTGCAGCTTCAGCAGGCTGGGCGCCCCGTGGACGTCGTGAGCGTCGCTGGTTACTTGCGCGACCGCGAGCGACTCCAACAAGTCGGTGGTACGCCGTATCTGGCGCAGCTCGCTGACGCCACGCCCGCGGTGGCTCACGTCGAGGCTCACGCAAAGACCATTCGAGAAAAGTGGCGACTCCGCCAGCTAATCGCGACGTGCCAGCGCTTCGCCGCCGAGGGTTACGGAGACTGCGGAGAGACCCAAGCGTTCATCGACAAAGCCGAGCAGTCGGTGTTCGACATCGCGCGTGTCCCCGAAGGCTCGAGCATCGTGCCGGTCAAGGACGCCATCAACAAGGCGTTCGAGATCATGAGCGAGGCCGCGAAGCGCGGCGGACGCACTACGGGGATCGAGACCGGCTTCTTCTCCGTCGACGGCAAGACCAGCGGTCTCCACCCCGGCGACTTGTACATCGTCGCCGGGCGCCCCGGCATGGGAAAGACATCGTACGTCTTGAATATCGCGGCCAACGTCGCCGCACCCCGCGCGGGTATGGACGCGGAGGGGCAGCCCATCGAACAGCCTGGCCACGGGGTCGCATTTTTCTCCCTGGAAATGCCGCGAGAGCAGCTGGCCTCTCGTGTCCTCGCGATTGAGGCTCGGGTCGATGTCTCTCGGCTACGCTCGGGCAATATGCGGCCCGACGACTGGAATCGCCTAACGGACGCGGCGGCGCGCCTGGGTCGTCTACCGCTCTGGCTGGACGATACGCCAGGCCTGACGCTGCTCGACTTGCGTGCGAAGGTGCGCCGTCTACAGGCGGAGATTTCGCGCGGAGAATCAGCGACTGGTACCGACAAGCTCGGCCTGGTGATCATCGACTACCTCCAGCTGATGCAGGGTCGAGCCGGGGTGCAGAGCCGCGAGCAGGAAATCAGCGAACTCTCCCGTGGGCTGAAGGGCTTGGCAAAGGAGATGGGCGTGCCCGTGATGGCGCTCAGCCAGCTGAACCGCTCCGTCGAGACTCGCGCGGCGAAGGACAAGCGTCCCCAGCTCAGCGACTTGCGTGAGTCAGGCGCCATCGAGCAGGACGCCGACGCCATCTTCTTCATCTACCGCGACGAGTACTACTTCAAGGACAGCCCGGATCAGGGCATCGCGGAGATCATCATCGCCAAGCAACGAAACGGCCCTACGGGTACCTGTAAGGTGCGTTTCCAGTCGGAATTTACCCGTTTCGACAACCTCGCGCCGGACGAGTACGAGTTCAACGAGTACGACGACTTCCAGGAGTTCGACGCTGCTGGCGCGGACCCCGGCGGTCCCTGA
- a CDS encoding tetratricopeptide repeat protein, translating to MKRFLKAATLASVIALSLNAGAQSDAPSPEDIKAAGKAFDQGRKHYKDGELVEAAEQFEAADQAAPSATALMLALRARKEAGQMDRAATLARLALDRHSDDEKLRKLAEETLAETQGKFFELTVNCDEPCTLVVGTRLVHGKAATKRVLYLKETKISVRAGWSKERIETQDIKGAAGGSGELTFKAPPIPVEKPETPAGGTGPVDDGGGGIGDKGTVKVEPGSGMSPAVFWVGAGLTLVAGGVTVWSGLDTQNNPGRSKVKEECAGQGEDCALYQEGLDKQKRTNIMAAVTGGVGLVTIVIGAFFTDWSGGETARTPSRVQKASIQPWLGVGNGATLGALGRF from the coding sequence ATGAAGCGCTTCTTGAAGGCCGCAACCTTGGCTTCCGTGATTGCTCTGTCCCTGAATGCCGGGGCGCAGTCAGATGCTCCGTCACCGGAGGATATCAAGGCTGCCGGCAAGGCATTCGATCAAGGCCGCAAACACTACAAGGACGGTGAGTTGGTTGAAGCTGCCGAGCAGTTTGAAGCTGCGGATCAGGCTGCTCCCAGCGCCACCGCGTTGATGCTCGCGCTACGCGCACGCAAGGAAGCTGGCCAGATGGATCGCGCGGCGACCCTGGCACGCCTGGCATTGGACCGGCACTCCGACGACGAAAAGCTGCGAAAGCTGGCGGAGGAAACGCTCGCGGAGACGCAGGGGAAGTTCTTCGAGCTAACGGTGAACTGCGACGAGCCGTGTACGTTGGTCGTGGGAACCCGTCTCGTGCACGGTAAGGCTGCCACAAAGCGCGTGCTCTACTTGAAGGAGACCAAGATCTCCGTGCGCGCCGGTTGGAGCAAAGAGCGCATCGAGACCCAGGACATCAAGGGTGCTGCTGGCGGCTCGGGCGAGCTGACGTTCAAGGCACCACCAATCCCCGTGGAAAAGCCGGAAACGCCAGCCGGCGGCACCGGGCCCGTCGACGATGGTGGTGGAGGGATTGGTGACAAGGGGACCGTCAAGGTCGAGCCTGGCAGCGGCATGTCCCCGGCTGTGTTCTGGGTGGGCGCTGGCCTTACATTGGTCGCGGGTGGCGTGACCGTGTGGAGCGGCCTCGACACTCAGAACAATCCTGGTCGTTCCAAGGTCAAAGAGGAATGCGCCGGGCAAGGCGAGGACTGCGCTCTCTACCAAGAGGGCTTGGACAAGCAGAAGCGCACCAACATCATGGCTGCGGTGACGGGTGGTGTCGGTCTGGTCACCATCGTTATCGGGGCCTTCTTCACCGATTGGAGCGGTGGGGAGACCGCGCGCACGCCGTCGCGCGTACAGAAGGCAAGCATTCAGCCCTGGCTTGGGGTCGGAAACGGCGCCACATTAGGGGCACTCGGCAGATTCTGA
- a CDS encoding serine/threonine protein kinase, which produces MVAAKLIDVGEEGVQRIDRYDLVAEIASGGMATVYLARLAGVGGFQRFVAIKRLHPHLAKEKEFVEMFLDEARLAAGIHHPNVVPILEVGASERGYYLVMEYIEGDTLARLLARAATTAGKIPADIAIRILLDMLQGLHAAHELKDEKGQATELVHRDVSPQNILVGMDGVSRITDFGVARAASRLSATRVGQLKGKIAYMAPEQAAGDTRVDRRADIFSAGIVLWEVLASRRLFKAENEAATLSRVVSEPIPNLHDLAPDVHPQISLVCMKALERDPDKRFSTCAQFADVLERAAAAVGKIAAPREVAAYVQEVIGTEISQQRDAVRAWLARSEPSQLERPNFSLSTAPPAMAGASSSVSAGNMELSSVNTQSGLISHPQLSQISQVSEVHNTRRSKAPLVIGGVALLLALGVGGLVAAGSNKEEGPATAGAPEAPKTEAPAAEKPAAPAPKEEPKAEPAKAPEEAKPQASAEAKAEEKDDEKKAQRPVYGGSWRPKATKPEKVEEPAPAPKPTAAPKPDVDLSNPYK; this is translated from the coding sequence GTGGTTGCAGCGAAGCTCATAGACGTCGGTGAAGAAGGGGTCCAGCGGATCGACCGCTATGACCTGGTGGCTGAGATTGCGTCAGGCGGCATGGCGACCGTGTACCTGGCTCGGCTCGCCGGCGTGGGGGGATTTCAGCGCTTCGTCGCAATCAAGCGCCTCCATCCTCACCTCGCCAAGGAGAAAGAGTTCGTCGAGATGTTCCTCGACGAGGCTCGCCTTGCCGCAGGGATTCATCATCCAAACGTAGTGCCCATCCTCGAAGTGGGAGCCAGCGAACGCGGCTACTACCTCGTGATGGAGTACATCGAGGGCGATACGCTGGCGCGGTTACTCGCCCGTGCTGCGACCACCGCCGGGAAAATCCCGGCGGATATTGCGATTCGGATCCTGCTCGACATGCTACAAGGCTTGCATGCGGCGCACGAGCTGAAGGACGAGAAGGGGCAGGCTACCGAGCTAGTTCACCGGGACGTCTCTCCGCAGAACATCCTGGTGGGCATGGACGGGGTGAGTCGCATCACCGACTTTGGCGTGGCCCGTGCGGCCTCGCGGCTCTCAGCGACCCGTGTTGGCCAGCTGAAAGGCAAGATCGCCTACATGGCGCCGGAGCAGGCCGCCGGCGATACCCGAGTCGATCGTCGCGCGGACATCTTCTCCGCCGGTATCGTGCTGTGGGAGGTGCTTGCGTCGCGCCGTCTGTTCAAGGCGGAGAATGAGGCGGCGACTCTGTCGCGCGTCGTCAGCGAACCGATTCCGAACCTGCACGACCTCGCCCCGGATGTTCACCCGCAAATCAGCTTGGTGTGCATGAAGGCGCTCGAGCGGGATCCGGACAAGCGCTTCTCGACCTGTGCGCAGTTCGCAGACGTGCTTGAACGCGCTGCTGCAGCCGTCGGCAAGATCGCCGCTCCGCGAGAAGTTGCGGCCTACGTGCAAGAGGTCATCGGTACTGAGATCAGCCAGCAGCGAGACGCGGTTCGCGCCTGGCTCGCTCGCAGTGAACCCAGTCAGCTCGAACGGCCGAACTTCTCGTTGTCGACCGCCCCGCCTGCTATGGCTGGCGCCAGCTCTAGCGTTTCCGCTGGGAACATGGAGCTCTCTAGCGTCAACACGCAGTCGGGCCTGATCAGTCATCCTCAGCTCTCGCAGATCAGTCAGGTCTCGGAGGTTCACAACACCCGCCGCTCCAAGGCACCGCTCGTGATCGGTGGCGTGGCGTTGCTCCTGGCGTTGGGTGTTGGTGGCCTGGTGGCCGCGGGCAGCAACAAGGAAGAAGGCCCGGCGACTGCCGGCGCGCCCGAGGCTCCGAAGACCGAGGCTCCAGCGGCAGAGAAGCCTGCGGCTCCCGCTCCCAAAGAGGAACCAAAGGCGGAGCCCGCTAAAGCCCCGGAGGAGGCGAAGCCCCAGGCGTCAGCCGAAGCCAAGGCTGAGGAAAAGGACGACGAGAAGAAGGCGCAGCGCCCCGTGTACGGCGGCTCTTGGCGTCCGAAGGCGACGAAGCCAGAGAAGGTGGAAGAGCCGGCTCCTGCTCCCAAACCGACTGCGGCCCCCAAGCCAGACGTCGATTTGTCCAACCCCTACAAGTGA
- the rpsF gene encoding 30S ribosomal protein S6 — MAAIVATAPSRVREYETIYVMRPDVARDAAERVSQRVQEVMEREGARLSLVETWGRRALAYKVNKHRHGIYVYLKFLAGGTTVSELERNFRLLDEVIKFQTIVLGNVEGDVEISSEAVAFEAVEGIPAEEDEAHSLARELGLEDPEPGSRYDRRNDDDDSDDDDDDESSETEEEEEE; from the coding sequence ATGGCAGCAATAGTGGCAACGGCGCCCAGCCGTGTGCGTGAATACGAAACCATCTACGTGATGCGGCCCGACGTGGCGCGTGACGCCGCAGAGCGCGTCTCGCAGCGCGTTCAGGAAGTGATGGAGCGCGAAGGCGCTCGCCTGTCCCTGGTCGAGACCTGGGGACGTCGCGCGTTGGCCTACAAGGTCAACAAGCACCGTCACGGCATCTACGTGTACCTGAAGTTCCTTGCTGGTGGCACCACGGTGTCCGAGCTCGAGCGTAACTTCCGTCTGCTCGACGAGGTCATCAAGTTCCAGACCATCGTGCTTGGTAACGTCGAGGGCGACGTCGAAATCAGCTCCGAGGCGGTCGCGTTCGAGGCCGTCGAGGGGATCCCCGCGGAAGAGGACGAGGCCCACTCGCTCGCACGCGAGCTTGGCCTGGAAGACCCGGAGCCCGGCTCTCGCTACGACCGTCGGAACGACGATGACGACTCCGATGACGATGATGACGACGAGTCTTCCGAGACCGAGGAAGAGGAGGAAGAGTGA
- a CDS encoding 50S ribosomal protein L25, whose protein sequence is MEPITVKASIRSDRGKGAARRMRRADQIPAVAYGKELKPVALAVSPKSLKEAILGKFGLNCVIKLEIEGGESFHTLVAEHQYHPVSRELLHADFLRIDMSKPVDIDVPFELKGRAKGVVLGGELRQVYRKLPVTCMPGQIPEKIVLDVSDLGLDDSVSVKGLSLPEGVTVRMGENRTVAAVVAGRKAKAAEAEAEDAAKA, encoded by the coding sequence ATGGAACCGATTACAGTTAAGGCAAGTATCCGTAGTGACCGTGGTAAGGGCGCCGCCCGCCGCATGCGCCGCGCTGATCAAATCCCCGCCGTTGCGTACGGCAAGGAGCTGAAGCCGGTCGCTCTGGCCGTCTCGCCCAAGTCGCTCAAGGAAGCAATCCTCGGCAAGTTCGGGTTGAACTGCGTGATCAAGCTCGAGATCGAAGGTGGCGAGAGCTTCCACACGCTGGTGGCTGAGCACCAGTACCACCCCGTAAGCCGCGAGCTGCTGCACGCCGACTTCCTGCGCATCGACATGAGCAAGCCCGTCGACATCGACGTGCCGTTCGAGCTCAAGGGTCGCGCGAAGGGCGTCGTGCTCGGTGGTGAACTCCGTCAGGTTTACCGCAAGCTCCCCGTCACCTGCATGCCCGGGCAGATCCCCGAGAAGATCGTGCTGGACGTTAGCGACCTCGGCCTCGACGACAGCGTGTCGGTGAAGGGCTTGAGCCTGCCGGAGGGCGTGACCGTCCGTATGGGTGAGAACCGCACCGTCGCGGCCGTCGTTGCGGGTCGCAAAGCCAAGGCTGCAGAAGCCGAGGCTGAAGACGCCGCCAAGGCGTGA
- a CDS encoding MerR family transcriptional regulator, whose protein sequence is MAERKRMRMAELAKVSGVSRETIHYYLREGLLPRPVKGGKTVAYYDESHLERLTLIRRLREEKYLPLAVIRRIVEAGPEGPTDRDVDTLSDVLSIDPTFRRSLAELATPDSESERVALELGLLGESVTQVSKNDPTEQRVLASVAQALSLEGDARQLTLDDMRACAQELSRLVDVEAGLFFDLVIRRGDMPSSIAALRSGRAAVARFITAYRDLMLRRVVDDVLSAINQGTRDLEQLDYLELSEGEMTRLGAPLQRKEFQQRALAGDAAAANDLVWHLFVLGTADDLSGLSPKVLELLRPRARFLVAAARAEHDPIAERDALAAQLDKSGSFSLGQVLVAQIRLASFAREKRSDQGFLELAVPVLHDLACATPDQDADPLASACAFHRRGLIRLALPRVLGRHGRALEDLERALGVVLAAPGRISAASRARLEGNIRLSLGRLLLEMNRNAHAGEHLERARAIDPSGPIGVSAKKEQRRIARR, encoded by the coding sequence ATGGCGGAACGCAAACGCATGCGCATGGCTGAGCTGGCCAAGGTCAGCGGTGTCTCGCGCGAGACGATTCACTACTACCTGCGAGAGGGTCTGTTGCCGCGGCCGGTCAAGGGCGGCAAGACGGTGGCCTACTACGACGAGAGTCACCTTGAGCGCCTGACGTTGATCCGACGTTTACGTGAGGAAAAGTACCTGCCGCTGGCGGTTATCCGACGCATCGTGGAAGCCGGACCTGAAGGGCCGACGGATCGCGACGTCGATACCTTGAGCGATGTGCTCTCCATCGATCCCACCTTTCGCCGCAGTCTGGCGGAGCTCGCCACGCCGGACTCCGAGTCGGAGCGCGTTGCGCTCGAGCTCGGTTTGTTGGGGGAGAGCGTGACGCAAGTCTCCAAGAACGACCCCACCGAGCAACGGGTGCTCGCTTCGGTCGCTCAGGCGTTGAGCCTCGAGGGCGACGCGCGGCAGCTCACCCTGGATGACATGCGTGCCTGCGCTCAAGAACTCAGTCGCCTGGTCGACGTGGAAGCCGGCTTGTTCTTCGATCTGGTGATCCGACGAGGGGATATGCCGAGCTCCATCGCCGCGCTGCGAAGTGGCCGCGCAGCGGTCGCGCGCTTCATCACGGCGTATCGCGACTTGATGTTGCGGCGAGTTGTCGACGACGTGCTCTCAGCCATCAATCAGGGCACTCGGGACCTGGAGCAGCTCGACTACCTCGAGCTGTCCGAAGGCGAGATGACGCGGCTAGGAGCGCCGCTCCAGCGCAAGGAGTTTCAGCAGCGCGCCCTGGCTGGTGATGCTGCCGCGGCCAACGATCTGGTGTGGCACCTGTTTGTGCTTGGGACTGCTGACGACTTGTCTGGGTTGTCCCCCAAGGTGCTTGAGTTGTTGCGACCCCGCGCGCGCTTTCTAGTGGCCGCGGCGCGCGCCGAGCACGATCCGATTGCGGAGCGAGACGCGCTCGCAGCGCAGCTCGACAAGAGCGGTTCCTTTTCCCTGGGGCAAGTCTTGGTGGCTCAGATCCGTCTCGCAAGCTTTGCCCGGGAGAAGCGCAGCGACCAGGGCTTCCTGGAGCTCGCGGTGCCGGTGCTCCACGACCTGGCGTGCGCGACGCCGGATCAAGATGCGGACCCGCTGGCGAGCGCGTGCGCTTTCCATCGCCGAGGACTCATCCGGCTCGCGTTGCCGCGGGTGCTCGGTCGTCATGGTCGGGCGCTGGAAGATCTGGAGCGCGCCCTCGGCGTGGTGCTCGCCGCGCCGGGGCGCATCAGCGCAGCAAGCCGCGCGCGCCTGGAGGGCAACATCCGCTTGTCGCTCGGCCGCCTGCTGCTCGAGATGAACCGCAACGCCCACGCTGGAGAGCACCTGGAACGCGCCCGCGCGATTGATCCCAGTGGCCCCATTGGCGTCAGCGCCAAGAAGGAACAGCGGCGGATCGCTCGCCGCTGA
- a CDS encoding ribose-phosphate pyrophosphokinase — protein MALKRVCIFSGNANPDLATEIAKHLDTQLGELRVSRFSDGETFCEIRENVRGLDTYVVQPTCSPVNDNLMELLIMCDALRRASAASITAVIPYYGYARQDRKVAPRTPITSKLVADLMVAAGIHRIVCVDLHAGQIQGFFNIPFDHLYALPVFLEDYLSHRYGKDAVVVSPDAGGVERARAYSKRLGASLAIIDKRRERANVSEVMHIIGDVADRDCIIVDDICDTAGTLCNAARALKDGGAKTVVAALTHGVLSGPAVQRIEDSPLEEVVVSNSIPPSDEARASKKIKFLSLGKLLGEAIRRIHNSDSVSSLFV, from the coding sequence GTGGCCCTCAAGCGAGTCTGCATCTTCTCGGGAAACGCGAACCCTGATTTGGCGACGGAAATCGCCAAGCACCTCGACACTCAGTTGGGTGAGCTTAGGGTGTCCCGTTTCAGCGACGGCGAGACCTTCTGCGAGATCCGCGAGAACGTGCGCGGCCTCGACACCTACGTGGTGCAGCCGACGTGTTCACCGGTCAACGACAACCTGATGGAGTTGCTGATCATGTGCGATGCCCTGCGTCGTGCGTCGGCCGCTTCGATCACGGCGGTGATTCCGTACTACGGTTACGCGCGGCAAGATCGCAAAGTGGCGCCTCGTACTCCCATCACGTCGAAGCTCGTCGCTGACTTGATGGTTGCCGCGGGGATCCATCGTATCGTCTGCGTCGACCTGCACGCAGGTCAGATCCAGGGCTTTTTCAACATCCCGTTCGACCACCTGTACGCGCTGCCGGTGTTCCTCGAGGACTACCTCTCCCACCGCTATGGCAAGGACGCCGTCGTGGTGTCTCCCGATGCCGGCGGCGTGGAGCGTGCGCGCGCGTACAGCAAGCGGCTGGGTGCGTCGTTGGCCATCATCGACAAGCGCCGTGAACGCGCAAACGTCAGCGAAGTGATGCACATCATTGGCGACGTCGCCGATCGGGACTGCATCATCGTGGACGACATCTGCGACACCGCGGGCACGCTGTGCAATGCCGCCCGCGCGCTGAAAGACGGCGGAGCCAAGACCGTCGTCGCCGCGCTGACCCACGGTGTGCTCAGCGGACCTGCGGTCCAACGCATCGAAGATTCACCTCTCGAAGAGGTCGTCGTCTCCAACTCGATTCCTCCGAGTGATGAGGCGCGCGCTTCGAAGAAGATCAAATTCCTCTCTCTCGGAAAGCTGCTGGGCGAAGCGATCCGACGGATTCACAACAGTGACTCCGTCAGCTCTCTCTTCGTGTAG